A genomic stretch from Telopea speciosissima isolate NSW1024214 ecotype Mountain lineage chromosome 7, Tspe_v1, whole genome shotgun sequence includes:
- the LOC122669214 gene encoding selenium-binding protein 2-like — MASVAVQHATVSDKVNGLENSCCSKGPGYASPLEAMSGPKESILYVACVYSGTGIEKPDYLATVDVDPSSPTYSKVIHRLPMPYLHDELHHSGWNACSSCHGDPSANRRFLVLPSLVSGRIYAVDTKNPRAPSLHKIVEPEEIVAKTGLGYPHTSHCLASGDMMVSCLGDKDGNAKGNGFLLLDSEFNVKGRWEKPGHSPLFGYDFWYQPRHGTMISSSWGAPAAFTTGFNLQHVSDGLYGRHLHVYSWPGGELKQTMDLGNTGLLPLETRFLHDPSKDTGFVGCALSSNVVRFFKTADGSWDHEVVISVQPLKVKNWILPEMPGLITDFLISLDDRFLYFGNWLHGDIRQYNIEDPKKPVLTGQVWVGGVIKKGSPVVAVTEDGTEQQFDIPEIQGHPLRGGPQMIQLSLDGTRLYVTGSLFSKWDRQFHQDLVEKGSHMLQIDVNTEKGGLTINKDFFVDFGAEPEGPSLAHEMRYPGGDCTSDIWI; from the exons ATGGCGTCTGTTGCCGTACAACATGCGACGGTTTCCGATAAGGTTAATGGCTTGGAGAATAGTTGTTGCAGCAAGGGACCGGGATATGCGTCTCCACTCGAAGCCATGTCTGGTCCTAAAGAATCTATTCTATATGTGGCTTGTGTTTATTCAG GAACAGGAATAGAGAAGCCTGATTACTTGGCTACAGTGGATGTAGATCCAAGCTCACCTACTTATTCAAAAGTTATCCACAGACTGCCTATGCCTTACTTACATGATGAACTACATCATTCTGGTTGGAATGCCTGCAGTTCTTGCCATGGAGATCCATCGGCCAACCGTCGCTTTCTGGTCCTCCCATCACTGGt TTCAGGTCGCATATATGCAGTCGACACGAAGAATCCAAGGGCTCCGTCTTTGCACAAAATTGTTGAACCCGAAGAGATTGTAGCAAAGACTGGATTAGGATATCCCCACACTTCCCACTGCCTTGCATCTGGAGATATGATGGTGTCTTGCCTCGGAGATAAAGATGGAAATGCTAAGGGGaatggatttcttcttcttgattcagAGTTCAATGTTAAGGGGAG GTGGGAGAAACCAGGCCATAGTCCACTCTTTGGATATGATTTCTGGTACCAACCACGCCATGGGACTATGATAAGCTCTTCGTGGGGAGCTCCAGCTGCTTTCACAACAGGATTCAATCTTCAGCATGTTTCAGATGGTCTGTATGGAAGACATTTACATGTCTACAGCTGGCCTGGTGGTGAACTAAAACAAACCATGGATCTTGGCAATACAGGGCTACTACCATTGGAG ACCAGGTTCTTGCATGATCCTTCAAAAGATACAGGATTTGTAGGGTGTGCCTTATCAAGCAACGTGGTCAGATTTTTTAAGACTGCAGATGGATCATGGGATCATGAG GTTGTCATATCTGTGCAACCACTGAAGGTGAAGAACTGGATTCTTCCAGAGATGCCTGGGCTTATAACCGATTTTCTTATATCTCTTGATGATCGTTTTCTCTATTTTGGGAACTGGCTTCATGGAGATATCAGGCAATATAACATCGAGGACCCTAAGAAACCAGTATTGACAGGCCAAGTGTGGGTTGGGGGAGTGATTAAAAAAGGGAGCCCTGTAGTGGCTGTAACAGAAGATGGGACAGAGCAACAATTTGATATCCCAGAAATCCAG GGTCATCCTCTGAGGGGAGGGCCTCAGATGATCCAATTAAGTTTAGATGGAACGAGGCTCTATGTTACCGGCTCTCTCTTCAGTAAATGGGATCGCCAGTTCCACCAAGACCTTGTAGAGAAAGGTTCACATATGTTACAGATCGATGTCAACACAGAGAAAGGAGGCCTAACAATAAACAAAGATTTCTTTGTGGACTTTGGAGCTGAGCCTGAAGGGCCTTCCCTGGCACATGAGATGAGGTATCCAGGAGGTGACTGCACTTCGGATATATGGATCTGA